The Capricornis sumatraensis isolate serow.1 chromosome 20, serow.2, whole genome shotgun sequence genome contains the following window.
ATTCAATgacatagaagaaataattaATATGAAAAAGAGAATTCATCCATTCAATACCAACTAAGATGAATGAAATACAAAGTTAAAGGTAGCTAAAAAGATAAACCAaagctagctttttaaaaaaacatgtgaCAAATAGTGTGTATATCATAAGCCTTGTCAAAAGAAgagtcaaaaatatacaagatttTATATGAGAAAAGGTGCATAAGCAAAGGTAAGAAATACATTAAGTGAATTATAATAGagtgttggggaagacttgagagtcccttggacatcaaggagatccaaccagtccatcctaaaggaaatcggtcctgaatattcattggaacggctgatgctgaagctgaaactacagtactttgaccacctgatgcaaaactgactcatctgaaaagaccctgatgctgggaaagattgaaggctggagaaggggtcgacagaggatgagctggctggatggcataaccagtgcaatggacatgagtttgcgtgaactccaggagttggtgatggacagggaggcctggcgtgctgcagtccatggggtcgcaaagagctggacatgagtgagtggctgaactgaactgaactgaactaaaacccAACATAAATGAATAACTTCTTCTTATACTATAAACTATTAAATGGACATAAtaaagagtggaaaagttgaccAGGGCAATTCCTGAGGTAAAAATTGGAAGATAGTAGACACCTTCCCACTAAAAAGTCACAAGGACAAATGGTTTCACACCAAGTTCTACCtaacattaaaaatcaaataatcccAATGTTACTTCAGCTATTTCAGGCTACATAGATATAGacatttctattttctaattttccttgttatgatCTTTAGATTAAGGTCTGTAATTTAAAAGTACACGTTTCATTTTCAAATGCatagtttttaaagtatttctaatattaatttatcattttgatattaatttctcacttatattctttcttctctgcaatcaccctctgtgttttttcagtcttttaactttattgaggcttccAATGGCTaaggtaaatgtcacattgcacttgaaaatatgtgggttatttttgaatatcttttgatattgatgtctaacataattccacagtgataagagaacagattcTGTATGATTCAGAATCAGTCATTCAGATCATGAAATTTTTGccccttgttttatgtccctggatatgttccagtttATAGCCTCCTGATTTATAGTCtttgggaacttgaatagaatttgtaacCTGTtgttgtgtgaaaactgtataaatcttaattgtgttgaattggttcatagcgcttttcaggtctactatatccatCTACTTTTTTGTCTGTTcactctattaatttttgagagcttgATAGTGAAACTTCAACTAAaagtcttaatttatctacttaaaaagagaattgtaatatatagtggaaccatatgtaactttgttctgtattttccaagtctcctataaatgtgttaCTGTACTTtcataacttaaaaattaaaaaataagaaaatataggtATTTCTGCATTAATTTGACAAGCCACCATGCtgatgatgcagggaacccaaagctggtgctctgtgacagtgtcgaggggtgggatgaggagggaggtgggagggaagtatGGGTGGGGGAAAgcatatgtacacctgtggctgttTCATGGTGCTGTATGGtggaaaccatcacaatattgtagagtaattatcctctaattaaacattaaattaaaaaatatatatatattaggcaAAAAGCAGGCCGACCTCACATAATATGGAtgcaaagttattttttaaatgttagcaaATAGACTTAATGTTTGAAAATATGGCAAATATATCCATCTATGAAATGAATAATAAGCCATGACCAAGTAGGATTTATTATAGCAGCTTGCACATGGTTAGGATATCAAGGTATCTAATAACATGATTTATCAGTAAATTAAAGGAAAGCTATATGATCGTATCAGTAGATGATAGAAAGGCAATAAACAGACAACAAATTATCGCTAATAAAACCTTATGTAGACTAGGAGTAAAACTCCTGAATATTACAAAGCATTCTAAAAATTCTGGCATACATCCTTCTAAATGATGGAATGTTCAATCTCTTTATTAAAATCAGAAACGAAATGAAGCATGACTCCCTTCATCATTATTGACACTGTTTTGGAGAGTGTCAAATGCAGCGTGTCAAGAAGAgtacataatttttataaatattaagcagaatatgttttcacttttctcctGATATGACCGTCTTTCTGCAAAACTCAAGAAATTCTAGGCCCGAAATGATACTGTATGGTGTGGTTGTTTGTGTactagaaaaaacaaaattttaacagtAACCTTTTCTCTATACCAGTCTCACCAGttagaaatgggaaggaaatactcTACTCGTTCAAGCAAAAGTCTGTAAAATACAGAAGAGCATATTTAACAAGCAAATAATTAAGGCTGCCAAGCTCTAGTCCCACCAGTACTTCACTCAGTACAAACTCCATATCTGGGTGACATCAGACCCTCACCATTTCATTTAATATATGTGCGCCTTTGTGCACACtgttcctcctgcctgcaatacttttcttcctttttatcatGTGATAAACTGTTTGTCCTTTAAAATCCCAGTTCAAAGTTGATCTGCTCTGACACCTTCTAAACCCCCTTTAGGCTAAAGTTCACTTTAGGTGAATTTTCTCTAGGGAAGGAGAGAAGattgagagaaggaaatgaatgaaaGGCGAAAAAGGGTGAGAGTTGAGAAGAATGAGAGACAAGGAGAAAGTGAGGAGGATAAGATGAATAGGGATTAAACAAATGCTGAATGAGAACTAACCAAGGTCTTGGAGAGACGTTAGATCCCGTAAGGTTTGAAGCCCATGCAGCCTTCCAGGTCCCATCCCCTTCCTGTCCACCTTACCAGCAGCCAGACCAGGACCTAACTCTCCCTGGTGACATCTGTCTAATTTCAGACTTAGACATCAAAGATGCGGTCGCTCAAGAGTCCACTCAGCGCCCAGTGCCATACCGTCGACAAAGCGTCGTGGAACCCGTATTACAGGACACTGCCTTTGCCCAGCGGAAGTTAACCGTCTTGAGAGAGTGGGGGGGCAGGATGCCTGATGCCTCTTATGAGCGTAAGCTGAAAAGCCTCATGGACAAGGGCACGGAGCCCAAGATGGAGATGATGAAGATGTTGAAGCCAGAAGAGGTGCTGAGCTGCCGGTAAGCAGCCCTGCGCGGGTGGGGCTGGGTGTGTCCTGTGAGACCAGGCTCTTCTCACGACGGTCTGTGGTTCAGACACCTGGGCTGAGCCCCGAGCAAGGGAGGGTGGCTGCAGCATGTGCGGGCTCTGCTTTGAGTCCCAAAGAGCTGAAGCCGTTAGGTCCACTAACGAACACGACATTTAGGTGCTGGCGTTTTGATGCCCTGCCTTAGGACACGTACACAACTTTCACCAAATTTCTGTTTGACAGAAGAAACCATGACTGTTATTCACAAAGGAAAGAATGAGTTGTTTGTggccttgttttcttctttttttttatatgtatatatatatatatatattttttttttttttttactttacaatactgtattggttttgccataccttgacatgaatccaccacaggtgtacatgagttcccaaccctgaacccccctcccacctccctccccatatcatctctgtgggtcatcccagtgcaccagccccaagcatcctgaatcCTGTATCAAAcgtagactagcgattcgtttcttacatgatagtatacctgtttcaatgccattctcccacagagtccaaaagtccgttctatacatctgtgtctcttttgctgtctcacatacagggttatcattaccatcgttctaaattccatatatatgtgttagtatactgtattggtgtttttctttctggcttacttcactctgtataattggctccagtttcatccacctcattagaactgattcaaatgtattctttataatggctgagtaatactccattgtgtatatgtaccccagctttcttatccattcatctgctgatggacatctaggttgcttccatgtcctggctattataaacagtgctgcgatgaacattggggtacacgtgtctctttcaattctggtttcctcagtgtgtatgcccagcagtgggattgctgggtcataaggcagttctatttccagttttttaaggaatctccacactgttctccatagtggctgtactagtttgcattcccaccagcagtgtaagagggttcccttttctccccaccctctccagcatttattgcttgtagacttttgaatcgcagccattctgactggtgtgaaatggtacctcattgtggtcttgatttgcatttctctgataatgagtgatattgagcatcttttcatgtgtttgttagccatccggatgtcttctttggagaaatgtctatttagttctttggcctattttttgattgggtcatttatttttctggaattgagctacaggagttgcttgtatatttttgagattagttgtttgtcagttgcttcatttgctattattttctcccattccgaatgctgtcttttcaccttgcttatagttttctttgtgtgcagaagcttttaattttaattagatcccatttgtttatttttgcttttatttccaatattctgggaggtgggtcatagaggatcctgctgtgatttatgtaggagagtgttttgcctatgttctcctctaggagttttatagtttctagtcttacatttagatctttaatccattttgagtttatttttgtgaatggtgttagaaagtgttctagtttcattcttttacaaggggttgaccagttttcccagcaccacttgttaaagagagtatctttaatccattgtatattcttgcctcctttgtcaaagataaggtgtccataggtgtgtggatttatctctgggctttctattttgttccattgatctatatttctgtctttgtgccagtaccatactgtcttgatgactgtggctttgtagtagagcctgaagtcaggcaggttgattcctccagttccagtcttctttctcaagattgctttggctattcgaggttttctgtatttccatacaaattatgaaattatttgttctagctctgtgaaaaatacagctggtagcttgatagggattgcattgaatctgtagattgtgtggCCTTGTTTTAACAGGAAACTCCCCTAAGTTCCTTTACACTGTGGTGTTGAATCGCTGGGACAGTAGCCACCATTCCCAGGGGCTACCTGGTGTATGTTTGGGGTTTCAGACTCTAAAGTGACCATAAACAAAGTCTGAAACCATTTGGCATGTATGCTCTTACCAAGGGGTCTCccttcttgctgttctctgtcCTAGTTACGAGACCTACTGGTTTTCAGTAACACCAAACATCAGGGCTTCTGCCCCCAATCTGAGCATCCCTCCCCAGCCTGATGTTACTCTTTACTGTAAAGATGTATCTGACACAGTTCAGAAACTTCAGTAGAGGAGGATACAGGACAACAGAATAAGGTAGTCGTCTTTGTAGAGTTCACAGCAGCAAACTCACCTGCACGTTTCAGACACCTGGCATCCACAGGCCCCATCACACAGTCCTGCTCTGCTGGCTGACGGGTTGGGGGGGGTGGATGGGTGGAATGGCTAACTGGCTGAAAGATGGGCAGCCAGCCTTGTTGACTAGAGGGGGTTTCTGGCTCCTGCCACTTCCACAGCTGAATGAGTTGGCCATGGCTTTCAGACTGATAGCGTGGTTTTAATTGACTCTGGCCAAAGACAGTCTTCCTGGGTTCCAtggtggggagaaaagagactTGGACAGCGTAGGGGGAGAGAATATTTGGAGATGGCAAAAAACAAGCCATTAGAAAAACATCCAAACAAAGGATGAAACTGTCCTTTGTTATCTTAGTGAGGGCGCACGGGTAGATGTGTGTGAAACCCTCCCCCCAGGGGCTGGGCTGGTcagggagggatggggtggacTGTGgctggagccatcagggaaaggcAGGACTGGCGGGAGCTGACTGTGAGAACAAGGAAGCTCTGGGCagatcttgaaaaagaagggaaGTTCATTGGTGGCCTCCTgattaggattccaggctttcactgctgagggcctgggctcaatccctagtcaggaaactaagatcctgtgggCTGTGGGtacagtcaaaaagaaaaaagaggaaagagaagggagaccATTTCCCATGGATAGAAACCCCAGTTTCTACAATATACAACTCCTTCCCCACCATGTGTAGCAAAGTAAGCAACCAGAAGGTGGCCTGAAAGCAGCCTGAGTCGGGGGCCTCCCTCCTTATACTAAAGCTGAGAGCAAGGCCAAGGTTGATGGTGGGATAAGGGGCATGACGGCAGAGACACTCTCTAAACTGCATGGCAGAGATGGCATCAGTCCTGTTCTTCAGTTACAAGTCAGAACGGTGGGGCTTtagctaatatttttaaatgatgttttaattttaattgtttgaATACTATTAAAAAATACTCACCTCTATTTCTACAACTTTCTCAGCCTTTATTTCCACTGTCCTGTATTTCCCCCAGCCCTTGGCCTCACTCAGATTGTACACACAAGGCAGTGATGAGAGAAAACACCTAACAATTTGCATTCAAGTTTTTCCTCCCCACTTGGCATAACGTCACAGCCATATTGCACCTTCTTCTCGCAAATGAAATTTTAACATTAAGAAGATTTCTTGAattgaatattccattgtttgcTTGACCATTCCTCTACTGATGGAATTTACTATTTTCTTATTGTCAATAACCccccaaataaatacttttattgaTATAGATTTTCTTCCAGTGACTTCTCTTCTTGGGATAAGTTGAGGACCAGAGTGGAATTACTgaatcaaaaataatgaaattttttgGGTGGAGAGGCAACTTGTTTGGCCTAAATGTTGCCCAATTTATTTCCAAAAGAGTTatgctatttttctagattccatatatatgtgttaatatacgatatttgtttttctcttctagaaaaaatgttacttatgaacctatttgcaggccaggaatagagacacagtgagcttgtggacacagtgagggaaggagaggttgGGACagtttgagagagtagcatttaCACATATACACGATCACATGTAaactagatagctagtgggaagctgctctagaacacagggagctcagttcagcactctgtgatgacctaggtgggtgggatggggtggctgggcgggagggaggctcaagagggagtaGGTATGGATATAtttatggctgatccatgttgtacagcagaaaccaacacaacattgtaaagcaattattcttcgattaaaaacaaattttaaagagtTATGCCAGTAAAAACTCCCACCAAGTCTTTTATGAGACCTCTGTCAGCTCCAGAAATGTCTGGAGAGCTAGTGCTTTCAGAGGTCCCCACACTGACACTGCTTAAATCTAAGCTCTTCTCAATAAAGTTTGGAGCTGCGGTGACTCCACCCTCAACTGACCTCTTTGGCCTTGTCTTTGCACAGATACCTGAGGTTATCCAAGAACAACATTCGAACCTTGCTCAAGCTGTGCAAGGATGCGGGAATGAACGTGGACATCCACCCCCACATGATCGAAGGAGAGATAGACGCTAAAAAGGTGTTCAACCAAAACATCAGTGTAGCCCTCTGAAGAGCCCCTCTCCCTGGCCGCCTCGAGCTCCCCCTGCTGTTGGGTCCTCAACCGCCAGATGCCACCCTCTGGTACACCGCACCTGGCACTTCAGACCTGGGGCACCCCCTTTAGACAGTAGCAATTAGGAAACAAGGATAGACTGCTTGGATCATTGTGTTGATGTGATATTTTGTCCTTGTCATCCAAGTCAGAACCAACGCAGGAGAAACTATGGgttttctccccacctcccaaaGAACACTCCCTAGAAAAGAAATCTTAGAAGTGAGAAATGGGAGTCCAAAGTCTCCAGTCTCTGTAcagaaaaagtcttaatgacccagataaaatgatggtgtgagcactcacgtagagccagaaatcctggagtgtgcagtcaagcgggccttaggaagcatcactatgaacaaagctagtggaggtgatggaattccagctgagctgtttcaaatcctaaaagatgatgctgttaaagtgctgcactatatgcaagcaaatttggaaaactcaacagtgcctacaagactggaaaaggtcagttttcattctaatctcaaagaaagggaatgccaaagaatgttcaaactaccatacgaCTGCGCTCATTttacatactagcaaagtaatactcaaaattctccaagctaggctttaacaatacatgaaccaagaacttccagatgttcaagctgggtttagaaaaggcagaagaactagagatcaaattgccaacatccactggatcatagaaaaagcaagagaattccagaaaaacatctgtttaattgactatgctaaagcctttgactgtgtggatcacacaaactgtggaaaattcttaaagacatgggaatagcagaccaccttacctgccttctgagaaacctgtatgcaggtcgaaaagcaatagttagaactggaacaatggactgttttgaattgggaaaggagtacatcaaggttgtatatattcaccctgcctatttaacttatatgcagagtacatcatgagaaatgctgggctggatgaatcacaagctggaatcaagattgccaggagaaatatcaataaccccagatatgcagatgataccaccctgatggcaggaagtgaagagaaactaaagagcctcttaatgaaggtaaaagaggagagtgaacaagttggcttaaaactcaacattcaaaaaactaagatcatggcatctggtcctgtgacttcatggcaaatagaaggactgatgctaaagctccaatacttttgccacctgatgtgaagagctgactcattggaaaagaccctgatgctgggaaagattgaaggcaggaagagaagggggtgatagagaatGAGGTCGTTGGATGACATCaacgattcaatggacatgagtttgagcaaactctgggagatagtgaagggcggggaagcctggcatgctgcagtccatgaagtcgcaaagaatcaggcacaacttagtggctgaacaacagcaagagtcTCCAGAGGGATTTCGGGGGGAGAACCTGGTAAGGGGCTGTCAGGGACACACACACTCCAGGTCTTGTCCAACCATCCCCACCACCTCTCCTGGGGGACATGACTGTGGGAAGCTGGTCCTCCGGTGTGCAGGGTGGAGAGTCGATtgggagaaaggaagagggaggagtCTGTTCAGATAGACATGGGTTACTCCAAGAAGTCACCGAGGGCAAGGCTGgctcaaagtcacacaggaaagaagcagcagggctggggtggAAGACTGTCCTCGCCTCAACTCCCGTTCTCCTGTGATGGAGCCTCTGGCAAATCCTGCAGGACGATTCAGAGCCACTTCCTTCCCACCGTGGAGCAAATGCCAGTTGACATCCCTGCAAGCATTTCGAGTAAGGTCAAATTCCAACGGCCAcactgactagctgtgtgactttggcaaaTTACCTTCCCTTTCTgggcctttgtttcctcatctatcaaatGGGGCTAATGATAGAACCTGCTGAGGGAGGCTCCTGAGAAGAGGAAACGGGAGTTTACGTGTGAAGCAAAAGCACAGACAATGACATACAGAGCTCAGCAAGCATGTGCTGTTCCCACAGCTCCTGAGGTGGACGAGGAGCAGCTTCAGCCCTCCCAGCCCTGGCTTCCTCAGAAGGTGTCCTGAAAACGGGGCCGATTGGTGTTGAGTCTAGGATGGTGATTCCAAGCCCCTGGACTTTGTGGTATGTCCAAAAATTAAATGGTCTCTCAGCCCCCAGGGGCTATTTGTGCACCCCAGAGGGTGACATGTGGCCGTGCTCCAGACGGGCCTCACTAGCCAAGCCCCACTTTACTTTCTGCTTCCATATTCAAAAAGGGCTTGGATCCCACCACACCCCTACAccgtgttttttatttatttaaaatatggatatactttaaaaatacttatttgtttacttatttatttgattgtgctgggtcttagttgcaccatgcaGAATCTTTcaatggcagcatgtgggatcctttcttttttccttttttagttgcAGTACATGGTATTTTTCAGCTGCAGTATGCACACTctctgttgcagcatgtgggatctagttccccgaccagggattgaactcacatcccctgtcccctgctcggggagtgcagagccttagccactgggccaacagggaagtctCCACCATATGCTTTTTAAATCTCCGTGCCCCACTTCACAACTACAAAGCAACCCCTCAGAAGTGAGTGGCTCTCTCCGCTGAGAGTCATTGCCCTTGAGAATCAGATTAAAGTTGGAGGCTTCTGATTCTCCTGCCTGCCGCCATGCACCCACTCAAGTCCCCACTAAGGGACTTCCTAAGGGAAGGCAGAGACCCTTAGGCTTGCAGGCAGGTCAGAAACACGTGCACAGAGCACTGCGCCCTGGCAAAAATGTCAAGAAACCAGTTGTAAATGATTAGGTAATAGTTTCTCTCCAGTAAGTACCTGTTCTTGGGGAGAACCAGCTCttcaaaaatgggaaagaaaggtATTTCCTGAGCATTACTGAGTATCAGGCACTTTATCAGTGTTGTTTCATTCAAAATCAAAGCCCACAACCATCTTCAGAGACATCCACTTTGTGCTGCCGACTCAGTGGTCTGCATGAAGCACTGCCAACTGTTTTCCTGCATCAAGCATTCTGGCCTCCAGGAAGTCCTTCTGCCTGTCTAATCTGCCTCTCTCTTGCTGC
Protein-coding sequences here:
- the C20H16orf78 gene encoding uncharacterized protein C16orf78 homolog; this encodes MTEKSEDLKNSLPTERKLVWRTAEERRMSDLTRVLEWLERRQGKKKQALQKNKPKVVIGLAEPAKEGKKTKSALKHQGARRKSQGNQQASGQNSSREDETSALYRRLYRVEAKGKRLSSLTPSTNPKDTPRKSDLDIKDAVAQESTQRPVPYRRQSVVEPVLQDTAFAQRKLTVLREWGGRMPDASYERKLKSLMDKGTEPKMEMMKMLKPEEVLSCRYLRLSKNNIRTLLKLCKDAGMNVDIHPHMIEGEIDAKKVFNQNISVAL